One region of Zingiber officinale cultivar Zhangliang chromosome 7B, Zo_v1.1, whole genome shotgun sequence genomic DNA includes:
- the LOC122005032 gene encoding FCS-Like Zinc finger 10-like produces MLRVMNKVHKDQSTGQLSSDSFPDFRFSSHCLMHKARNTSLFSVPGLFVGFNTKGLSDCESVKSPTSPLDFKNCSNLGSSFLGFPKSTSLDWKPKCWGSDKVGLSLVDVLSDETKSSGEAMGLSASGNILFGPQMRINISCSKSHTNSSGETPKSLPKDYGIRSQFYNKSTELRRSSRMSIDSKGAESERRGFGLLRSCSAEISGSSSPLSNSEVFPLDSKSTMENINFDKYSRSITSLSTSEMEESEDYTRIISHGPNPKTTHIFGDCIIESPSFPSENFKNKNGKDQERCAWVLKPSEHSFACSSNDFLSFCFHCKEKLEEGKDIYMYRGDRAFCSSDCREKEILNDEESEKAPIASYSPTGSSFHEEMFLEGTTMAKWVS; encoded by the exons ATGCTGAGGGTAATGAACAAGGTCCATAAAGATCAGAGCACAGGGCAGCTATCTTCTGATTCCTTCCCAGACTTTCGCTTCTCTTCTCATTGCCTGATGCACAAGGCCAGGAACACCTCGCTCTTCAGTGTCCCTGGCCTCTTTGTCGGGTTCAACACCAAAGGCCTATCGGATTGTGAATCAGTCAAGAGCCCCACTTCCCCCTTGGACTTCAAGAACTGCTCCAACCTCGGCAGCTCTTTTCTCGGCTTCCCTAAATCAACCAGCCTTGATTGGAAGCCCAAGTGCTGGGGCAGCGACAAGGTAGGCCTGAGTCTAGTGGACGTTCTGAGTGATGAGACCAAGTCTTCCGGGGAGGCCATGGGGCTGTCAGCGAGTGGGAACATCCTGTTTGGTCCACAGATGAGAATTAACATTTCATGCTCCAAATCTCACACCAACTCATCTGGTGAAACCCCCAAATCTTTGCCAAAGGACTACGGGATTCGTTCACAATTTTACAATAAATCAACCGAACTCCGTAGGAGCTCGAGGATGAGCATCGACTCCAAAGGAGCTGAATCAGAACGCAGGGGTTTTGGATTGTTGAGGTCTTGCTCTGCAGAAATTAGTGGATCATCCTCTCCACTCTCCAATTCTGAAGTATTTCCATTAGATTCAAAGAGCACAATGGAGAATATAAATTTTGACAAATACTCTAGGTCCATCACTTCCCTCTCTACAAGCGAAATGGAGGAATCCGAAGACTACACTCGCATTATATCCCATGGCCCAAATCCTAAAACAACCCACATTTTTGGAGATTGTATTATTGAAAGCCCCAGTTTTCCTTCGGAGAATTTTAAGAATAAGAATGGTAAAGACCAAGAACGTTGTGCCTGGGTTTTGAAGCCCTCTGAACATTCTTTTGCTTGCTCTTCCAATGACTTTCTAAGCTTCTGCTTCCATTGCAAGGAGAAGCTGGAAGAGGGGAAAGATATTTACATGTACAG GGGTGATAGAGCTTTCTGCAGCAGCGACTGCCgtgaaaaggaaattttgaacGATGAAGAGTCGGAGAAGGCTCCTATCGCTTCATATTCTCCTACGGGTTCTTCCTTCCACGAGGAGATGTTTTTGGAAGGCACGACCATGGCCAAATGGGTCAGTTGA